One window from the genome of Patescibacteria group bacterium encodes:
- a CDS encoding thioredoxin domain-containing protein — protein MFCFIALLVFSILGIFSATHRKFAKEAFDCVFRRVTFRPCNTGFREKVRGIILVALMRRSSFFAKIFNKYFELIAWIFFILMIASTAYVARGGYNFYLYGNCNGINEDGFCLFDPTGENNKVSPVESICSPEELGVDDLTLDFIDLNKLLFIDNNSENTVVFIGCYTCEYTRKVYPDIMKLLKKEKPNFYFGHLPVNHESNYISKYDYCAQVDKSRNYWDFMNLMFDSKIEDVNNPEYLLMSLEKSGYNIEEINKCINSPETTTAIDNNIYNVGTTNIYGTPLVFINGEPLVGPKPYRVYKSLLK, from the coding sequence TCTACTTGTTTTCTCCATACTTGGAATATTTTCAGCAACTCACAGAAAGTTTGCCAAGGAAGCTTTTGATTGCGTTTTTCGTCGAGTTACTTTTAGGCCATGCAACACTGGGTTTAGGGAAAAAGTAAGAGGAATTATTTTAGTAGCTCTAATGCGACGTTCATCTTTTTTTGCTAAAATATTTAATAAGTATTTTGAGTTAATTGCTTGGATATTTTTTATTTTGATGATTGCAAGTACTGCATATGTTGCTCGTGGTGGATACAACTTTTACCTTTACGGAAATTGCAACGGAATAAATGAAGATGGCTTTTGTCTTTTTGACCCAACTGGAGAAAACAATAAAGTCTCTCCAGTGGAATCAATTTGTTCACCTGAAGAATTAGGAGTAGATGACTTGACTCTTGATTTTATTGACTTAAATAAATTGTTATTTATTGATAATAACTCAGAAAACACTGTAGTTTTTATTGGTTGTTATACTTGTGAATATACCAGAAAAGTCTATCCGGATATTATGAAATTATTAAAAAAAGAAAAACCAAATTTTTATTTTGGACATTTACCAGTCAATCATGAATCTAACTATATTTCAAAATATGACTATTGTGCTCAAGTCGATAAGTCTAGAAATTACTGGGACTTTATGAACTTAATGTTTGATTCAAAAATAGAAGATGTGAATAATCCTGAATATTTATTGATGTCGCTTGAAAAGAGTGGGTACAATATTGAAGAAATTAACAAATGTATTAATTCCCCTGAAACAACAACCGCCATAGATAATAATATTTATAATGTTGGCACCACTAATATTTATGGAACACCCTTGGTCTTTATAAATGGTGAACCCTTGGTTGGACCAAAGCCATATAGAGTTTATAAGAGCTTATTGAAGTAA